From a single Nothobranchius furzeri strain GRZ-AD chromosome 9, NfurGRZ-RIMD1, whole genome shotgun sequence genomic region:
- the cartl gene encoding cocaine- and amphetamine-regulated transcript-like encodes MESSRLLHRLLLVGLLSILCHGQATREVSAENSEMDKPAPAADRDLRNVASAAIVAAQVEALEVLLGQTRDRTSSNEKRGSIPVCGMGDRCAMKFGPRIGKLCDCRRGASCNSYLLKCI; translated from the exons ATGGAGAGCTCCAGGCTGCTCCACAGACTGCTGCTCGTCGGCCTCCtgtccatcctgtgtcatggccaGGCCACTCGGGAAGTCTCTGCTGAGAACTCTGAGATGGACAAACCAGCCCCAGCCGCTGACAGAGACCTG CGTAACGTTGCTTCTGCTGCCATTGTTGCTGCTCAAGTGGAAGCTCTGGAGGTTCTGCTGGGCCAGACGCGTGATCGGACGTCTTCCAATGAGAAAAGAGGGAGCATCCCAGTG TGTGGGATGGGAGACCGCTGTGCCATGAAGTTTGGACCTCGTATTGGGAAGCTCTGCGACTGCAGACGAGGAGCCAGCTGCAACTCTTACCTGCTCAAGTGCATCTGA